Within Desulfobacter sp., the genomic segment ATACCCTGATCCATCATGTTCTTTTCAATATTCTTAAAATGATATCTAGCTCCACCAATACATGTATTTGCAGCTATCAAAGTAGCGATTCCGATACTTATGCCCGAGATTGAAGAGATTACAACATTGCAGCCAATATCTGTACGGTCTTTAATAAAAACGCTACCTAGTTTGTTCTGAATAACACAATTTTTCGAAAGAATTACATCATCCCCAATAACGATACCGTCCTGTCCTTTACCACTTGCATCTATCAAAACGTTATCATCAATTGAGACATAGCTTCCAATAGATATTCTTCCAGGTTGTCTAAATGTAACATTTTTCCCAATAATAATATTTTTCCCGATTTGTTTCATTAAACTTGGATAAAGGCATTTCCTCAAATAAAAACCTAATCCGCCAGATAAACTTTCGGCAATACATATTACCAATTCATACTTTATGAGCTGAAAAACGCTTCTGTATCCAAGAACTTTATCCATATACCTATAAATAATGGGCTGTTTTTCGTCATGAAGTTGTTCTCTTAAAAGCTCTTTCTTTTTAGATTTTAACATTCCGACCAATACCACCCAATTGTTTTCATACTCATAAATTTTACTAAGGTTTAAAACTTATTTTTCTGCATCCACAAATGTAAAACTATTAATGCCCAAAGTCGGTGTGAATGATTATGTGTTTTTGCCATATGCTGAAAAATCAATTTGTTAATATACTTAGTATTAAACAATACGGTATTATTAGAAATATCCAAAAGATGATCATTTACAAATTCTTTAACAATTTTTTCATCACGTATCCAATTTTTCATTGGAACGCTATGTCCTAATTTATCTTTTCGAAACACGATCTCATCTGGAAGAAATCCAGTCATAGCTTTATGGAGCAAATACTTCTCTTTAGATCCATTAATTTTTAATATATTTGGCATTTTTGCTGCGAATTCTACGAATCGATAGTCAAACATGGGGAATCGACTTTCAATACCAAACTTTCTAAGTAGTTTCATTCTGGCAAAATAAAACCCAACTACTGTTAAATAATCGCCATAAATTGCCTTACTCATAAAATCTTGACCATTAGCATCATCATAAATTTTCGCTATACTTAATAATGGGCTAAACTCTTTTAATTCCTCATACAAATTTAAAGACAGCAACCTTCTTATTTCGTTTGGTAAATAGTAGACTCGCCACCGATTACTGTATAGGTCGGCAGCAAATTGATAGCTGTATGAAAAACGCTTCATTTTGACAATAATACTTTTTTTCTTATTAGTATCGGGAAGATATTGCAATAAGCGAATCAATGGCTTTCTTATAAAATTAGGAATTCTATCAAACATACAAGCTATATTATCCGCTAAATAAACAGGGTGACCGGCAAACAACTCATCACCGCCGTCACCAGTAAACACATAGTTCGTTTTACCATGGGCCTCTTTCCCTAAAATATAAGTGGCTATTTCAATACCAATATCAGAAAAAGGTTCCTCCATATAAGAAACCATATCTTCAATAACAGAAATCGCTGATGCCGGATATTCAACTAAATGATGTATTGTTTTATAACTATCTGCCATAATTTGTGCATATTCTGATTCATCAAACGTTTTTCCTTTACAACGAAACGAAAAGGTGTGAATCGGATTTACACTAAGGTCACTTAATAGGCCCACAACTGAACTTGAATCCATTCCACCGCTTAAAAAAGCACCATGTGTTTTTTCTTTCTCAGCAACCCGAATGGAAACAGCATCTTTGAAAAGGCGAAACATTTTTTTAGCGTAATCATTTTCATGATTATAAAGTGATACCTTCTCAAAAGACAAATACCAGAATCTCTTTATTTCCAGACTCTGATTTGAAATTTTTAAATAATGGCCTGCCGGTAATTTTCTAACATTCTGTAAAAAAGTAGAATTGCCAGGATTATAATTAAACAAGAGATATGTATATAACGTCCTGTAGTTTAAATTTTTTTTAATATCAGAATGATTAGATAGTTGAATAAGTGATGTACTAAAAATTAATTTTTGATTCTTCCATGAATAAAAAACAGATTCAATTCCCAAATGGTCACGGGCGATTATCAATTCTTTTTTCCGTTTATCCCAAATGACAAGTATATAATTACCATTTAGCTTAACGAAACTACCAGTCTGCCATTTCTTGAAACAAGCGGAAGCAAGCTCAGCAGGATTAGAATCATCTTCGAATTGCTTCGATGCTCCCAATTGGTTTGCCAAATCTTTATAATTAAAAATATTACCAAAACACAGTACTAAATATTGACTATCATTATAAATTAATTTTTTCTTTTTTTGCAGATTATTAATTTTCAACCTGTTAAAAATTAAACTAAATTCATCATCGCAATATAATTCTTGCCCATCTTCTTTCAAGCTATCACAACCCAAACCCGATTGGCTTATGGCTTTTTTATCCCAATTATCATTTGTTAGTATCCCAAAAATCATGAATTATCCCTATTGCGAAATCTGAATACCTATATTTTTATTTTAAAGCACAACCATTACTAAACGATATATAGATTGAGGTGAATAAGCTTATCCTGATAATTAAAATTTATTTCATGCCGAAAAAGCTATATTATCAATATTTTAAAAAAAAGTGGTGCCTATATTTAATAAATCATTTTCAATGCTTTTTGAGCGACTTTTCTAGAAGTAGTAAACTTTACACCGGATATACTGTAAAAATTTTTAATTTCAGGTTTATGATCTATAATTGATTCACTGCATTTCAGCATGGAGGTATTTCTTCTTTCTGCAGGAAGAATTCCAGAATAAATTTTCACTATTTGCGCCTGAGTTAAAGATAGCCCCGGAACTGCAGTATTTATATCAGAAATAAAGCTCCTAATTT encodes:
- a CDS encoding acyltransferase, producing the protein MLKSKKKELLREQLHDEKQPIIYRYMDKVLGYRSVFQLIKYELVICIAESLSGGLGFYLRKCLYPSLMKQIGKNIIIGKNVTFRQPGRISIGSYVSIDDNVLIDASGKGQDGIVIGDDVILSKNCVIQNKLGSVFIKDRTDIGCNVVISSISGISIGIATLIAANTCIGGARYHFKNIEKNMMDQGIYSKGPIIIGDDVWIGLGAIILDGVTIGKGCIVGAGAVVTKNIPDYAIVAGVPAKILDYRNSGKNSVE